The segment GTCGTGGCTCGCAATCCGCTGGCTGAGCCGGGATTGCTGGGTGTCAGTGCCGGTGCATCCTTCGCGGTCGCCATCGCGTTGCTGCTGGGCGTTCAAGCGGCAGGCATGCATGTGATCGTTGCTCAGAGTGGCGCGTTGCTGGGGTGTCTGGTCGTCATGAGCACGGTGCGTGCACGTGGAGCTGGACAGGACCCGGTGCGTCTCGTGCTGGCAGGTGCAGCGCTTTCCAGCTTGCTGGTCGCCTTGACCTCGCTGGTGTTGCTGATCGATCAGCGTGCCGCTGACGAGATTCGTTTTTGGGTGGTGGGCAGCTTGGCGGGCCGCTCGTTGAGTGCGCTCTACCACTGCCTGCCGAGCCTGCTGCTGGCGGTCGTGCTGACGCTATGGGTGTCGCGCCCGCTGGCTGCGCTGGTGCTGGGTGAGCAGGTGGCGAGTGGTCTTGGGCATCGGCCGGAGCGAGTGCGGCAGGTCACGATACTGGTAGTGGCGCTGCTCGTCGGGGCCGCTACGGCACTGGCCGGCCCTGTGGCATTCGTCGGCCTGGCCGTGCCCTACGTGGCGCGCGCCCTGTGTGGTGCGGATATCCGGCGCACGTTATGGCTGTGCATGCCGCTTGGCGTGACCATGCTGCTGACGGCCGATGTGATCTCGCGATTGGTGGTACCGCCATCTGAACTGCCGCTGGGCGTGCTGACCACGCTGCTCGGCGCGCCGGTGTTGATTGCGGTGGTGCGCGCGCGGCGCTTGCCCACGCTATGAAATGATATCCGCTATGGCGATGCCTGCTGGCTGCTGACCCTTCATGTGACGGATTCCTTGTGCTGTAGATGTCTGGAATCGTCGATGCCTGAGACAAATGATGGATAGATCTCCGATGTGCTGGTCGGTACCTGCGGCCACTTCCTTCGGCGCCACCACGAGCGCTCCTGCCGGCACTCTGTGGTGGCGCTGGGGGCCTGTTTCGCTGTTGATATATCGCGCCCCACTTCTCGCGGCCTGCGGTTTGTTGGCAGCGCTGCTGATTGCCAGCGTGGCGTCGCTGACACTGGGCAGCGCAGGACTTGATCCGCTGGCGGCGCTCAAGGCTATCTTCGGCGTGGGGGAGTTCATGCAGGTCTTTGTCGTTCAGGAGCTGCGATTGCCCCGACTGCTGGCAGGCATGGGTACGGGGGCCGCCTTCGCGCTTGCGGGATGCCTGATGCAGACATTGGCCGGCAATCGCTTGGCAACGCCGGGCATCATCGGGATCGATAATGGTGCCACGGCATTTGCCGTTGCCTCGGTGGTGGGGTTGGGGGCAACCCTTGCACCTCCTGCGATGGCGCTCAGCGGTGCCGTCGTCGCGATGGCACTCGCCTTCGGATTGTCCGGTGGCATCGGTACGCGAGGGTATCGTTTTCTTGTTGCAGGCATTGGTGTCGGAGCCCTGTTCGGTGCTGGCACCCAATTGATGCTGGCGCGTGTCTCCATTGATGTGGCCAACAATGCTTATCCGTGGACGGTAGGTAGCCTCAATGCTCGTGATGCCTTTTCGGTCATATGGCTGGGAATTGCCATGCTGGTGGGGCTTCCGCTGGCGCTATGGCTGGGGCGAGGGTTGAACACGCTTCGCTTCACGGACCGAGTGGCAACGGGGCTGGGGCTGCCTGTCGCACGTCTGCGCCTGATGATTCTGTGGCTGTCTGTCGTACTGACGGCGGCGGCAGTGGCAGTGGCGGGGCCGGTGGGCATGGTAGCGCTGGTGGGGCCTGAAATTGCCCGCTACCTGTCACGCCACAAGGGAGTGCCACTGCTGGCGTCGGCATTGGCGGGCGCACTCGTCATGGTGTTGGCGGATCTGGCCGGGCGCACGCTTCTATCACCGTTGGAGATACCGGTAGGTATCGTGATGGCGGTGGTCGGCAGCCCTTACTTGTTATGGATATTGCTGCGCAGTCCTCGCTGATCGACACGCAAGATTCCCTCATCCATGACGGCAGGAGTGATCTGTCGCCATGTTGCCGTGATCGAGCATGACACAGCGGCCAATGACGTTTCAGGAGAGCGCGCCATGAGCGCCAATACTCGGCATTACCCCCCCAGGCAGCAAGCCAGCGTGCCTGCACTACCGCGTGCGTCATCCTTGCAAGCCGATGCATTGACGTTGGGGTATGGCGCACGCAAGCAGCGGGTGAGGGTCATCGATGGACTGACACTGACGCTGCCAGACGGCAAGGTCACAGCTATCGTTGGCCCCAATGGCTGTGGCAAGTCGACATTGTTGGCAGGGCTGGCTCGCCTGCAGTTGCCGGAGTCAGGTGCCGTGTTGTTGGAGGGCCAGGATATCCAGCGACTCAAGCGCCGGGATGTGGCGAGGCGGATCGCTCTGCTGCCTCAGGAGACGCATTCCCCCGAGGGCGTCACCGTGCATGAACTGGTGCGCTTCGGGCGTCAGCCTCATCAAGGGACGCTGAGTCAGTGGTCGCAACAGGATCAGGACGTCGTGATGGCCGCCATGGTGGCCGCTGATATCGAGAATCTCTCAGAACGTGAGTTGTCTTCGATGTCAGGCGGGCAGCGCCAGCGTGCCTGGATCGCCATGGCACTGGCCCAGCAGACGCCGCTGCTCTTGCTGGATGAGCCGACGTCGGCACTGGACCTTGGGCATCAGATCGAAGTGTTAGAGTTGATACAGCGGCTGGCTCACGTCGAGGAAAAGACCATCGTGATGGTAGTGCATGACCTGGCCAGTGCCTGTCGATATGCCGATCACCTGGTCGCGATGCATGCGGGTCGCGTGATTGCCGAAGGGCCACCGACCGAGGTGGTGACGCCAGCATTGGTGCGCCAGCTGTATGGCGTCGAATGTCGTCTGATACCAGACCCCGACACCGGTACGCCGATATTGATTGGCGTACGTCGTACCCATGAGCGTCTGAGTGGCAGCGCAACGTGATGCATGCTGCTTTTCAATGCGCTTGAGCTGGCAGGAAATTTTCGTCTGAAAACAGAAAGGCCTCCCCGAAGGGAGGCCTTTCTGTAACGGATATGGTGGAGGCGACGGGAGTCGAACCCGTGTCCGCCGGCACTCCGCCTTCGGCTCTACATGCGTAGTCTCATTATTTGGTTTAACACGACTATCGCCAATGGACAGGCTACAGCAATGCGATTCTCTGAGTTTTAACCCTGATTTTAGAGACGTCTACCAGGACGATCCTGTTTATACGGGCTCGTTCTCAATCCACCTTGAACAGGCGCAACGGTATCATGAGCAGCTTATGCAGCTAGAGCGTAGTTTTCGTCGTTTGCGACTATATAATTTGCAACGTTTTATTTACGAGATACGTTACGATCTCGGCATGCACCTCAGGGTTTGCCACCAGCGTCGAATGCCAGAACGCCCCCATAACTGTCTTGCAACAACATGTTCACTATAACAGGTGGAGACTGTGCTACGCCAGTTCAAGCGTTCAGGAAAAATTTCTGACCTGACAAGCGCTTGCCGACGACGACAGCCTCTTGCCGCCATTATCGATCACGCAGGATACGGGCTTTCTGACGATTCCAGTCACGATCTTTCTCGGTGGCACGCTTGTCATGCATCTTCTTGCCTTCCACCAAGGCGATTTCACACTTCACTATCGCATTCTTCCAGTACAGCTTGACTGGCACACAGGTGTGTCCCTTGTCCTGGGTGCGCGAGAAGATGCGCGCAATCTGTTTCTTGTGCAGCAGCAGCTTGCGGGTACGTTGTGGGTCGGCCACTGCGTGAGTGTTGACGGTCTCCAGCGGATGGATATGGCAGCCCAGCAGCCAGGCTTCAGCATTCTTGATCACGATGTAGGTGTCTGTCAGCTGACCCTTGCCGGCCCGTAGCGCCTTGACTTCCCAGCCCGCCAGTACCAGACCCGCCTCGAAGACTTCCTCGATATGGTACTCGTGGCGTGCCTTCTTGTTCTGGGCGATCATGTTGCCGCCCTGTTCGGGTTTCTTTTTCTTGCCCATGTTGCCTCGTCAGTCGTTTGCTCCTGCCGCTGCCCGACGGGGTTGCGGCGCATCCTATTGGATGGGGGGAGGCGTGTTACCATTCAAGGCCAGACGGCACATCATGCGCCGGCCCATTGTTCATGATACGCATGCTGCGTATCCAAGTCAGCGGAGAGCTAGATGCCTACGGTCAACCGGTCTGCCCTGGTAAGGCATTCGGCCCAGGCGATGTTCGATCTGGTCAATGATTTCGAGCGTTACCCCGAATTCCTGTCCGGCTGCAGCAATGCAGTATTGCTGGAACGCGATGAGACCCACCTCAAGGGGAAGCTGACCCTGTCCAAAGCGGGCATGGAGCAAAGCTTCGTGACACGTAATGATCTGTTCGCCCCGGAACGCATAGAGCTAAGCCTGGTGGACGGCCCCTTCAAGCGTCTTGAGGGGCGCTGGCTATTCACATCGCTGGGAGATGATGCCTGCAAGGTCTCGCTGGCGCTCGACTTCGAGTTCAGCAATCGCCTGCTCGGCATGGCATTCGGCAAGTTGTTCAGTCAGGTGGCGGGCCAGATGGTTGATGCCTTCACGCGCCGCGCTGATCAAATATACCGCTAAGAGCGCGCTAAGGTTGGCCGTATGGAAGCGTGTGCGGCAAGTGTAGGGCAAGTGCGAGACAAGGAGCGGACATGAGCGACAGAATCACGGTCGAGGTGGCGTATGCGCTGCCCGAGAAGCAGAAAATCGTATCGCTGGCGGTTGCCCCCGGTACCACGGCGCGTGACGCCGTACGCATGGCGCATCTGGAACAGTATTTTCCGACGCTCGGTGCTGATGTCTTTCTCGCCGCGGATCTGGGCATTTTCGGCAAGTCATTGCGCAAGCCGGATGAGCATGTGGTGACGGCAGGTGACCGAGTCGAGGTGTATCGCCCGCTGATCACAGACCCAAAGCTGGCGCGTAAGCGTCGGGCCGATAAGGCCGCGGGCACGACATCGTAGGCGAGGAAAGAGCGATATAACGCATAGCAGGGCGCCCAAGGGCGCCCTGCTATGCGTTAGTGCTGCCAATACCAATGCTGCTGGGTCAGTGATCAGCGTTCGTCAGGGAGGTCTGCTGCACCTCCCTTGCTGTCAGCACGATTAGGCTGTGCAGCGCGCGGGTCGATGTCCAGGTCCGGCACAATGACGGTTTCCTGGCCTATCTCGCCACTCGGGGTAATGGTGGAGAGTGCATCGCCATCGAACGTCAGCGTCACACGCTTATTGATGATATCGCCGTCAGCTTTCTTGAGCCGATAGACATAGTCCCAGCTAGACTCATTGAAGGGAGCGGTCAGCAGTGGCGAGCCCATCACGTAGATGACCTGCTCACGACTCATGCCCGGCTTCAATTGCTCGACCATTTCCGGCTTTATCAGATTGCCCTGAGGCAGATCGCGTTTGTATACGCCGAAGTAGCTGCATCCGGAGAGCAGCGCCAGGGCGCTGCAAAAGGCGACTGTTTTGATCAAGTTTTGCATTTGCCCTGAAGATTCCCTATCGTTTTGCCTTGGCCGATCATACCTGATACATCAAGCGACTGCGAAGAGTACCCCAGCATGGCCGATCAGAACCATGAACTGCGTAAGGCGGGGCTCAAGGTAACCTTACCGCGAGTCAAGATCCTGCAGATCCTCGAGAAATCGATGGATCGACATTTGAGTGCCGAGGACGTGTATAAAGCGTTGCTGGAGGCCGGCGAAGATGTTGGCCTGGCGACGGTATATCGTGTGCTCACCCAGTTCGAAACCGCTGGACTGGTGATGCGTCACAACTTCGATGGCGGCCATGCTGTCTTCGAGTTGTCCCAGGAAGAACACCATGACCACATGGTATGTCTGGACAGCGGTGAGATCATAGAGTTCTGTGATCCTGAAATCGAGCGCCGTCAGCGTGAGATTGTCGAGGAGCACGGTTACGAATTGGTCGAGCATGCCTTGGTTCTCTATGTGCGCCCCAAGGGCACAAAGAGCGACAGCTAGCGCATAGCGGTCAGGGATGACGAGCTGCACGTTTGACATGCCAGATAGACACACAGACGGCCGCCCCAAAAGGGTGGCCGTCTGTGTGTCTGAAGAACGATGGCTCGTGCGACGAATGGACTGAGCCGTTTGGCTCAAGCGGTACCTGGTTGGCCGGATTAGTGGCGACTGTCGGTAGCGCCCAGCATTTCACGTGCATGTGCCAGTGTCTGTTCCGAAAGATGAATGCCCCCTAGCATGCGTGCCAGCTCGCGCACTCTTCCGCTCTCGTCCAGTAGCTCCATGTGGGTACGGGTGTTGTTATCCTCGGCCTGCTTCTCAATATGCAGATGTTGATGCGCCTGTGCTGCGACCTGCGGCAAGTGGGTAACGGTCAGTACCTGCCCCTTGTCACCGAGGCGGCGCAGTAGCTGGCCGACAATTTCAGCCGTGGCACCAGAGATGCCGACATCCACCTCATCGAAGACCAGGCTGGGAATCGTGGAGCGGCTTGCGGCGACGACCTGGATCGCTAGCGATACACGTGATAGCTCACCGCCGGAGGCCACTTTGGCCAGTGCGCGGGGCGGCTGCCCCGGGTTGGCGCTGATACGGAAGTGGATGCGCTCCATGCCTTCCGGCTGCGGCCGCTCTCGCGCTTCAATGGCGACTTCGAAGGTGGCTTTGGCCATGCCGAGAAAAGCCAGCTGGTCTTGAATGTCGCTGGCAAGGGAAGGTGCAGCGGCAGTGCGTCGAGCGCCGACTTCTGCGGCCAGCGACTTCCATGCATCACGACGACTGGCGACTTCCTCGCGTAGCGCTTCAATGGCTTCCTCGTCACCACCTAGTCCCTCCAGCTCTTCGCTCAGACGTTGATGCAGGCCATGCAGTTCGTCCGGCATGACATGATGCTTGCGGGCGATCTGGTGAATGCGTCCGAGGCGTTCATCGACAAAGGCGAGACGCTCGGGATCCAGCTCGGTGATTTCGACGAAGCGGTGCAGTTCGCGTGCCGCTTCTTCTATCTGGATGCGCGCTTCATCCAGCATGCCCAGAGCGCTGGCCAGTGCGCCACGCTCGTTGCCCGGCAGATGCGCCAGACGAGCAACGGCCTGATTGATGCGTACCAGTGCGCCCTCGTCATCATGATCACAGCAATCGACGGCCGCCTGAGCTTCCTCGATCGTCTGCTCGGCATTGGCCAGGGTTTCCTGCTCCTGCTCAAGCGCTTCAAGCTCGCCCTCGTTCAGGGCGAGCTCATCTAGCTCCTCTACCTGATATCTCAGCAATTGTCGGCGCGCACGTATCTCATCGCCGTCATTGCTCATGCGCTTGAGCCGACGATGTGCGTCTTGCCACTGCCGGAATTCATCGCGTAGCTGAGCTGCCTGAGTCTGAAGGCCTGCGTACTCATCCAATTGACGTAGATGCGTTTCTTCCTTGAGTAGCGAGTGGTGAGCATGCTGTGAGTGGATATCGATCAAGCACTCCCCTAGCTCACGCAGATCGCTGATGGTGCAGGGCGTGCCATTGATCCACGCCTTGGAGCGACCGCTGGCCGTGATGACGCGTCGGAGCAAGCAGTCGTCGCTGCCGAGCTCGCGCTCATCCAGCCACTGGCGGGCCTCGGTCAGTCCGCTGATGTCGAAGCGCGCAATGATATCGGCGCGTTCAGCATCGTGGCGCACACTGCCAGCATCGGCGCGCTCGCCCAGGCACAGCCCAAGAGCACCGAGCAGAATGGACTTGCCGGCCCCGGTTTCGCCAGTAATGGCCGTCATGCCGCACCGGAAGTCGAGTTCCAGTGTCTCGACAATGGCAAAGTCGTGAATGGCGAGCTGTAGCAGCATGACTACCTCCAAGGGACGCTGGGGGCGCGCCGCGCAATGCAGGACTCATTATTGAGAGCAAGCTGCGGCGTCGCCGTACAGTATGTCTATACAGTGTACATGGCTTTTTATACAGCACACCTCGATGCCCTTCAATCCACGAGATACCCACAAAAGAGAAAAGCGATGGTCAAGGCTTGAGAAGCATGTCGCTGTCCCCATATAGAAGCCCAGACAGCTTTTGGTTGGCAGCAATGGCTTTGCCTTGCTGCTCTTTCAGGCAACTCATGGTCTGTCTGCACGTACGATTCGCCGCAGCGTATTCTCGCGGCAATCCAGGCAGGCCGCGAATCAGGGCAATGGCGCACAGACGTCGGCCCGCAGGAGATCAGCATGGCTCAGGACCCGCAGACCCCGATGGATGAAGAGCTTCAGCGTGCCGCTCGCGAAGCCGAGCCGCAGCCAGAAACACCCGCAGGTGAAGTGATCGACAACATGCTGGATGCCGACGACATCATTTCCGAAAGTGAAGGCACCCTGGTCGACAACCCGGAAGCCGAAATGTTGGCGGCCCAGGTTGAAGAGCTGGAGCTTGCCGTACAGGAAGCGAAGGATCAGGCGCTGCGTGCCGCGGCCGATGCCCAGAACTCACGTCGTCGTGCCGAGCAGGAAGCAGAGAAGGCACGCAAGTTCGCGCTGGAGAAGTTCATCAAGGAAATGCTGCCGGTGGTCGACTCGCTTGAAAAGGCGCTCGAATCCATGAGTAGCGACGAAGCTGCCAAGACGCACATCGAGGGCATTGAAATGACCTTGAAAATGCAGCTGGATGCCCTGACAAAATCCGGTGTTGAGCAGCTCGATCCGCATGGCGAACCATTCAATCCGGAATATCATCAAGCGGTCGCGATGGTGCCCTCTCCTGACGCCGAGCCGAATAGCGTCATTGATGTGATGCAGAAGGGCTACACCCTGAACGGTCGTCTTGTGCGCCCCGCCATGGTAGCGGTGAGCAAAGCGCCTTAAGGCGCAGTGTAGGAGGCCGGGCATATGGCAAGAATGTAAAGGTTCATATGCCCGCCCCGTGGGGGCTGAGGGAAGATTGGGCAAGTAAAAATACAGTGATGGCCCTTGAAACCCTGACACGCGACCCCACCTATTGAAGCAAGTTCAGGTGCCGATACAAGGTACCGACATCCAGATTTATCTTTCAGGCTAGCAACAGATTCGAGGTATATGATTATGGGACGCATCATCGGTATTGACTTGGGTACTACCAACTCTTGTGTGGCAGTGCTCGACGGCGACAAGACCAAGGTTATCGAGAACGCTGAAGGCGGCCGTACCACGCCGTCCATCGTTGCCTACACCGACGACAACGAGATCCTCGTCGGTCAGTCAGCCAAGCGCCAGGCGGTGACCAATCCGGAGAACACTCTCTATGCGGTCAAGCGTCTGATCGGTCGCAAGTTCAAGGATGATGTGGTCCAGAAAGACATCAAGATGGTGCCGTACAAGATTGTCGCAGCTGACAATGGCGATGCTTGGGTTCAGGTGAAAGACAAGCGCATGGCTCCGCCGCAGATCAGTGCAGAAATCCTCAAGAAGATGAAGAAGACTGCTGAAGACTATCTCGGCGAAGAAGTCACCGAAGCCGTCATTACGGTGCCGGCTTACTTCAACGATTCTCAGCGTCAGGCAACCAAGGACGCCGGTCGCATCGCGGGTCTCGAAGTCAAGCGCATCATCAATGAGCCGACGGCAGCGGCGCTGGCTTATGGCATGGACAAATCTCGCGGTGACAAGACCATCGCTGTCTATGACCTGGGCGGTGGTACCTTCGATATTTCCATCATCGAAGTGGCTGATGTCGATGGCGAGACCCAGTTTGAAGTGTTGGCCACCAATGGCGACACCTTCCTGGGCGGTGAAGATTTCGACATGCACCTGATCAACTACATCGTTGCTCAGTTCAAGGCGGATAGCGGCATCGACCTGTCCGGCGACAACCTCGCCATGCAGCGTCTGAAGGAAGCTTCTGAGAAGGCCAAGATCGAGCTGTCCAGTGCCCAGCAGACTGATGTCAATCTACCGTACATCACGGCTGACAACACTGGACCGAAGCACCTGAACGTCAAGGTGACTCGCTCCAAGCTGGAATCTCTGGTTGATGAGCTGGTCGCTCGCTCTCTGAAGCCGTGCCAGACTGCTCTTGCTGATGCTGGCCTGACGGCTGCCGAGATCGACGACGTGATTCTGGTCGGTGGTCAGACACGTATGCCGCTGGTGCAGGCCAAGGTTGCAGAGTTCTTCGGTAAAGAAGCTCGCAAGGACGTTAACCCGGATGAAGCGGTTGCTGTTGGCGCCGGTATCCAGGGCGGCGTATTGGGCGGCGACGTCAAGGACGTGCTGCTGTTGGACGTGACTCCGCTGACGCTGGGCATCGAGACGATGGGTGGTGTGTTGACGCCGCTGATCGAGAAGAACACCACCATCCCGACCAAGAAGTCTCAGGTGTTCTCTACTGCCGACGACAACCAGGGCGCGGTGACTATCCACGTGCTGCAGGGTGAGCGTAAGCAGGCTGCGCAGAACAAGTCACTGGGTCGTTTTGATCTGGCTGATATCC is part of the Cobetia sp. L2A1 genome and harbors:
- a CDS encoding FecCD family ABC transporter permease — its product is MPLACAIALLACIASLLWGAGPVGPVQALKVLVGQGGEEARFVVSELRAPRSLIGIVVGMMLACGGALMQVVARNPLAEPGLLGVSAGASFAVAIALLLGVQAAGMHVIVAQSGALLGCLVVMSTVRARGAGQDPVRLVLAGAALSSLLVALTSLVLLIDQRAADEIRFWVVGSLAGRSLSALYHCLPSLLLAVVLTLWVSRPLAALVLGEQVASGLGHRPERVRQVTILVVALLVGAATALAGPVAFVGLAVPYVARALCGADIRRTLWLCMPLGVTMLLTADVISRLVVPPSELPLGVLTTLLGAPVLIAVVRARRLPTL
- the grpE gene encoding nucleotide exchange factor GrpE, translated to MAQDPQTPMDEELQRAAREAEPQPETPAGEVIDNMLDADDIISESEGTLVDNPEAEMLAAQVEELELAVQEAKDQALRAAADAQNSRRRAEQEAEKARKFALEKFIKEMLPVVDSLEKALESMSSDEAAKTHIEGIEMTLKMQLDALTKSGVEQLDPHGEPFNPEYHQAVAMVPSPDAEPNSVIDVMQKGYTLNGRLVRPAMVAVSKAP
- the recN gene encoding DNA repair protein RecN, which produces MLLQLAIHDFAIVETLELDFRCGMTAITGETGAGKSILLGALGLCLGERADAGSVRHDAERADIIARFDISGLTEARQWLDERELGSDDCLLRRVITASGRSKAWINGTPCTISDLRELGECLIDIHSQHAHHSLLKEETHLRQLDEYAGLQTQAAQLRDEFRQWQDAHRRLKRMSNDGDEIRARRQLLRYQVEELDELALNEGELEALEQEQETLANAEQTIEEAQAAVDCCDHDDEGALVRINQAVARLAHLPGNERGALASALGMLDEARIQIEEAARELHRFVEITELDPERLAFVDERLGRIHQIARKHHVMPDELHGLHQRLSEELEGLGGDEEAIEALREEVASRRDAWKSLAAEVGARRTAAAPSLASDIQDQLAFLGMAKATFEVAIEARERPQPEGMERIHFRISANPGQPPRALAKVASGGELSRVSLAIQVVAASRSTIPSLVFDEVDVGISGATAEIVGQLLRRLGDKGQVLTVTHLPQVAAQAHQHLHIEKQAEDNNTRTHMELLDESGRVRELARMLGGIHLSEQTLAHAREMLGATDSRH
- a CDS encoding FecCD family ABC transporter permease, with translation MDRSPMCWSVPAATSFGATTSAPAGTLWWRWGPVSLLIYRAPLLAACGLLAALLIASVASLTLGSAGLDPLAALKAIFGVGEFMQVFVVQELRLPRLLAGMGTGAAFALAGCLMQTLAGNRLATPGIIGIDNGATAFAVASVVGLGATLAPPAMALSGAVVAMALAFGLSGGIGTRGYRFLVAGIGVGALFGAGTQLMLARVSIDVANNAYPWTVGSLNARDAFSVIWLGIAMLVGLPLALWLGRGLNTLRFTDRVATGLGLPVARLRLMILWLSVVLTAAAVAVAGPVGMVALVGPEIARYLSRHKGVPLLASALAGALVMVLADLAGRTLLSPLEIPVGIVMAVVGSPYLLWILLRSPR
- a CDS encoding type II toxin-antitoxin system RatA family toxin; translation: MPTVNRSALVRHSAQAMFDLVNDFERYPEFLSGCSNAVLLERDETHLKGKLTLSKAGMEQSFVTRNDLFAPERIELSLVDGPFKRLEGRWLFTSLGDDACKVSLALDFEFSNRLLGMAFGKLFSQVAGQMVDAFTRRADQIYR
- the smpB gene encoding SsrA-binding protein SmpB, yielding MGKKKKPEQGGNMIAQNKKARHEYHIEEVFEAGLVLAGWEVKALRAGKGQLTDTYIVIKNAEAWLLGCHIHPLETVNTHAVADPQRTRKLLLHKKQIARIFSRTQDKGHTCVPVKLYWKNAIVKCEIALVEGKKMHDKRATEKDRDWNRQKARILRDR
- a CDS encoding RnfH family protein — protein: MSDRITVEVAYALPEKQKIVSLAVAPGTTARDAVRMAHLEQYFPTLGADVFLAADLGIFGKSLRKPDEHVVTAGDRVEVYRPLITDPKLARKRRADKAAGTTS
- the fur gene encoding ferric iron uptake transcriptional regulator yields the protein MADQNHELRKAGLKVTLPRVKILQILEKSMDRHLSAEDVYKALLEAGEDVGLATVYRVLTQFETAGLVMRHNFDGGHAVFELSQEEHHDHMVCLDSGEIIEFCDPEIERRQREIVEEHGYELVEHALVLYVRPKGTKSDS
- the dnaK gene encoding molecular chaperone DnaK codes for the protein MGRIIGIDLGTTNSCVAVLDGDKTKVIENAEGGRTTPSIVAYTDDNEILVGQSAKRQAVTNPENTLYAVKRLIGRKFKDDVVQKDIKMVPYKIVAADNGDAWVQVKDKRMAPPQISAEILKKMKKTAEDYLGEEVTEAVITVPAYFNDSQRQATKDAGRIAGLEVKRIINEPTAAALAYGMDKSRGDKTIAVYDLGGGTFDISIIEVADVDGETQFEVLATNGDTFLGGEDFDMHLINYIVAQFKADSGIDLSGDNLAMQRLKEASEKAKIELSSAQQTDVNLPYITADNTGPKHLNVKVTRSKLESLVDELVARSLKPCQTALADAGLTAAEIDDVILVGGQTRMPLVQAKVAEFFGKEARKDVNPDEAVAVGAGIQGGVLGGDVKDVLLLDVTPLTLGIETMGGVLTPLIEKNTTIPTKKSQVFSTADDNQGAVTIHVLQGERKQAAQNKSLGRFDLADIPPAPRGVPQIEVAFDLDANGILNVSAKDKATGKEQSIVIKSSSGLSDEEIEQMVRDAEANADEDKKFEEMVQLRNQADGMIHATKKTLTEAGDKAEASDKEAIETATSELEEALKGDDKDAIQAKLDALTEASGNLAQKLYAEQSAQGEQAADGESSQKQDDDVVDAEYEEVNDDKKS
- a CDS encoding outer membrane protein assembly factor BamE, with protein sequence MQNLIKTVAFCSALALLSGCSYFGVYKRDLPQGNLIKPEMVEQLKPGMSREQVIYVMGSPLLTAPFNESSWDYVYRLKKADGDIINKRVTLTFDGDALSTITPSGEIGQETVIVPDLDIDPRAAQPNRADSKGGAADLPDER
- a CDS encoding ABC transporter ATP-binding protein, which translates into the protein MSANTRHYPPRQQASVPALPRASSLQADALTLGYGARKQRVRVIDGLTLTLPDGKVTAIVGPNGCGKSTLLAGLARLQLPESGAVLLEGQDIQRLKRRDVARRIALLPQETHSPEGVTVHELVRFGRQPHQGTLSQWSQQDQDVVMAAMVAADIENLSERELSSMSGGQRQRAWIAMALAQQTPLLLLDEPTSALDLGHQIEVLELIQRLAHVEEKTIVMVVHDLASACRYADHLVAMHAGRVIAEGPPTEVVTPALVRQLYGVECRLIPDPDTGTPILIGVRRTHERLSGSAT